Proteins from a genomic interval of Bradyrhizobium sp. CCGB01:
- the cydB gene encoding cytochrome d ubiquinol oxidase subunit II, protein MVTFWVALLAISILIYLLLDGFDLGVGILFLLPNSEPRRQAMLGAIAPFWDGNETWLVVTGVILWGAFPVVYATVLSAFYIPVIFMLLGLILRGVAFEFRTKSQSSRWIWDISFGVGSLVASFMQGVMVGALVEGLPIVDGQYAGGVLGWLSTFSALCGAGLCLGYALLGSCWLVRKRGGAVRDLARSQIPVLATGVLLFLILVFSHALIQHLPILHRWIERPYLFVFPAIGAAAACMLASSILRHDDYWPFHMVSLIFISAFGTLALSFWPYMVPFAITIDEAAAPHASLAFMFWGEGLFIFPLMLLYVAIGFRVFRGKFESESARY, encoded by the coding sequence ATGGTGACATTCTGGGTGGCCCTGCTGGCGATTAGTATTCTGATCTACCTTCTGCTCGACGGCTTCGACCTCGGCGTCGGAATCCTGTTCCTGTTGCCGAATAGCGAGCCCCGTCGGCAGGCGATGCTGGGCGCGATCGCGCCGTTCTGGGATGGTAACGAGACCTGGCTTGTCGTGACGGGCGTGATCCTGTGGGGGGCATTCCCGGTGGTCTATGCAACGGTGCTCTCGGCGTTCTACATTCCGGTGATCTTCATGTTGCTGGGTCTGATCCTGCGCGGCGTCGCATTCGAATTCCGAACCAAGTCGCAGAGCTCACGCTGGATCTGGGATATCAGCTTCGGTGTCGGTTCACTCGTTGCGAGCTTCATGCAGGGTGTGATGGTGGGGGCGCTGGTCGAGGGGCTGCCCATCGTGGACGGTCAATATGCCGGCGGCGTGCTCGGCTGGTTGAGTACGTTCTCGGCCTTGTGCGGTGCCGGACTGTGCCTCGGCTATGCTCTGCTCGGTTCGTGCTGGCTGGTGAGGAAACGCGGCGGCGCGGTTCGCGACCTGGCGCGGAGCCAGATCCCGGTGCTGGCGACCGGGGTTCTGCTGTTCCTGATCCTTGTCTTCAGCCACGCGCTGATCCAGCACCTGCCGATCCTGCATCGCTGGATCGAGCGGCCCTATTTGTTCGTGTTTCCGGCGATCGGCGCCGCGGCCGCCTGTATGCTCGCCTCTAGCATTTTACGACACGACGACTACTGGCCGTTCCACATGGTCTCGCTGATCTTCATATCGGCGTTCGGCACGCTGGCATTGTCGTTCTGGCCCTACATGGTTCCCTTCGCCATCACCATCGACGAAGCCGCTGCGCCCCATGCCAGTCTGGCCTTCATGTTCTGGGGAGAGGGTCTCTTCATCTTCCCGCTCATGCTGCTCTATGTCGCGATTGGCTTCCGCGTCTTCCGGGGCAAGTTCGAGTCGGAATCCGCTCGCTATTGA
- a CDS encoding cytochrome ubiquinol oxidase subunit I: MDPTALLLSRLQFAFTISFHIIFPAFTIGLAAWLTVLEAMHQHSGKPVYRTLFEFWLKIFGVAFGMGVVSGVVMAFQFGTNWSVLSKMSGPIQGPLLSYETFTAFMLEASFFGILVFGRTRVPPRFYLFSTAMVALGTTLSAFWIMVNNSWMQVPTGYVMQNGQFVPDDWMQIIFNRVVWVRFPHMLLASYLTGAFCVAATGAWYLLRQTYRAEAHVMLRMGLALAAVLLPVQLFIGHLVGDYVHDYQPAKFAAIEARWHDEQPASEVLIAIPDSSAETNRYAISIPVLGSIIGSMSLTSKEVGLTSFAPQDRPPVTIPFFAFRIMVGCGLLMLGLAWLGTWLGLRHRLERNRLLLWGIFLSFPLPWIAILTGWYTAEVGRQPWTVYGVLRTADAVTPFLTASAATISLVLFVAVYAFIFSFGIFYIYRLLRAGPAGLGGKPLHAPAMPNRPMSLADRKPLAARNYVQAGE; the protein is encoded by the coding sequence ATGGACCCGACGGCGCTCCTTCTCTCGCGGCTGCAGTTCGCCTTCACCATCTCGTTTCACATCATCTTCCCGGCGTTCACGATCGGGCTTGCCGCCTGGCTTACCGTGCTCGAAGCGATGCACCAGCATAGCGGCAAGCCCGTCTACCGGACTCTGTTCGAATTTTGGCTCAAAATCTTCGGCGTCGCCTTCGGCATGGGCGTCGTATCGGGGGTGGTGATGGCGTTCCAGTTCGGAACGAACTGGAGCGTGCTCTCGAAGATGTCGGGTCCGATCCAGGGCCCGCTTTTGTCCTACGAGACATTCACCGCCTTCATGCTGGAGGCCAGTTTCTTCGGCATTCTCGTCTTCGGCAGGACGCGCGTACCGCCTCGGTTCTACCTGTTCTCGACTGCAATGGTCGCGCTCGGGACGACGCTTTCGGCATTCTGGATCATGGTGAACAACAGCTGGATGCAGGTGCCGACCGGCTACGTCATGCAGAACGGCCAGTTCGTGCCCGACGATTGGATGCAGATCATCTTCAACCGCGTGGTCTGGGTGAGGTTTCCGCACATGCTGCTCGCCTCCTATCTGACCGGCGCGTTTTGCGTGGCCGCAACCGGGGCGTGGTATCTGCTGCGGCAAACCTACCGCGCCGAAGCGCACGTGATGCTGCGCATGGGCCTTGCACTCGCAGCGGTGCTGCTGCCGGTCCAGCTCTTCATCGGACATCTGGTCGGCGACTACGTCCACGATTATCAGCCGGCCAAGTTTGCGGCGATCGAGGCGCGCTGGCACGACGAACAACCGGCCTCTGAGGTGCTGATCGCGATCCCGGATTCGAGTGCCGAGACGAACAGATACGCCATCTCGATTCCGGTGCTCGGGAGCATCATCGGTAGCATGAGCCTGACTTCGAAGGAGGTCGGCTTGACCAGTTTTGCACCGCAGGATCGGCCGCCGGTGACGATCCCGTTCTTCGCCTTTCGTATCATGGTTGGCTGCGGTCTTTTGATGCTGGGGCTGGCCTGGCTCGGGACCTGGCTTGGACTCAGGCATCGCCTCGAGCGGAACCGCCTGTTGCTTTGGGGAATCTTCCTCAGCTTTCCGCTGCCCTGGATCGCGATCCTCACCGGCTGGTACACCGCGGAAGTCGGACGTCAGCCCTGGACAGTTTATGGGGTGCTGCGGACCGCCGATGCCGTGACGCCGTTCCTGACCGCGTCTGCGGCGACGATCTCTCTGGTTCTGTTCGTCGCGGTCTATGCCTTCATCTTTTCCTTCGGGATATTCTACATCTATCGACTGCTGCGAGCAGGTCCGGCGGGCCTGGGCGGCAAGCCGCTGCACGCTCCCGCCATGCCCAACCGGCCAATGTCGCTCGCCGATCGGAAGCCGCTCGCGGCCCGCAACTATGTTCAGGCTGGAGAATGA